In one window of Drosophila mauritiana strain mau12 chromosome X, ASM438214v1, whole genome shotgun sequence DNA:
- the LOC117147688 gene encoding SH3 domain-binding protein 5 isoform X1 — MSTESNTPVDPRVQVELEKLNSATDNINRYEVELDEAKCEFKRLLAESVVRIKAAAHKLGNSIDAAKPYYESRIYAAQLAKETQLAAASHEKAKSIHAAAKEMVYLAEQGLGEKSTLDTACQEMLSHAASKVNQSQLEVTDTRNALKMCQLKLEVANNRVGKLQGQLKQALRASRLQLKRNLLLLRYFSIMHALYCTLCSPYYETRANYNGLLKAQKTRVNELEAKVSAAKLTYNEALKNLEQISEDIHRQRQQRNNLLNYEAMLRQVDAVDTLTAGLERSSCGTSADRQDLEAKAAAEEQEHVEEEEEEYLRMPERLGHHECPHLLTDFEAVLTFPQKLAGGMHKSASTGAAADGEAGLGPLGLHAPYEVKSGSGSLASGSASVSTSAGGAPADDIEQWTEIRLSHSDSTSSSYSNQSLLEQQGLDSTGGMSGGLGLGLARNHLDADAQSQHSTSSSDEPKRKVTCTTIFQDDSSASSGGGQQMSRKQSLSQWLSRSNSFKGSGRRQSLDLLIDAGDKVKDVFSYGFQKVGRSLERRNSESEMSGDCAAEGDALLGGTTDSLALSGGGATGGGSGAAGGGGSGSGSGGGAGDFFLFSRSSEPKELLSDEQVENLLLNHLVDENGAIIVEELKSPTTTTSMYHTHQHQEQQQQQNQQQKQQQKQHHQALNVVGALLF, encoded by the exons ATGTCAACGGAGAGCAACACGCCCGTGGATCCGAGGGTCCAG GTGGAGCTGGAGAAGCTGAACTCCGCCACGGACAACATCAACCGATACGAAGTGGAGCTCGAT gaggCCAAGTGCGAGTTCAAGCGTTTGCTGGCCGAAAGTGTGGTGAGGATCAAGGCGGCCGCCCACAAGCTGGGCAACTCCATTGATGCCGCCAAGCCGTACTACGAATCTCGCATCTACGCCGCCCAGCTGGCCAAGGAAACCCAATTGGCCGCCGCCAGCCACGAGAAGGCCAAGTCCATTCATGCCGCCGCCAAGGAGATGGTCTACCTGGCCGAGCAGGGGCTGGGCGAGAAGTCGACGCTGGACACCGCCTGCCAGGAGATGCTCAGCCACGCCGCCAGCAAGGTCAATCAGTCCCAGCTGGAGGTCACCGACACCCGCAACGCCCTCAAGATGTGCCAGCTGAAGCTCGAGGTGGCCAACAACCGGGTCGGCAAGCTCCAGGGTCAGCTGAAGCAAGCGCTCCGGGCATCCAG ATTGCAGCTCAAGCGCAATTTACTTTTGTTGAGATATTTTAGCATTATGCACGCTTTGTATTGTACCCTCTGTTC GCCGTACTACGAGACCCGGGCGAACTACAATGGACTGCTGAAGGCCCAAAAGACGCGCGTCAACGAGCTGGAGGCGAAGGTCAGTGCGGCGAAGCTCACGTACAACGAGGCGCTGAAGAATCTGGAGCAGATTTCGGAGGACATTCACCGTCAGCGCCAGCAGCGCAATAACCTGCTCAACTACGAGGCCATGCTGCGTCAGGTGGACGCCGTGGACACGTTGACGGCGGGTCTGGAGAGGAGTTCATGCGGAACTTCTGCCGATCGACAGGATCTCGAGGCGAAGGCAGCCgccgaggagcaggagcacgtggaggaggaggaggaggagtaccTGCGCATGCCCGAGCGTCTGGGCCACCACGAGTGCCCCCACCTGCTGACCGATTTCGAGGCGGTGCTCACCTTCCCGCAGAAACTGGCCGGCGGCATGCACAAGTCGGCCAGCACAGGTGCTGCGGCGGATGGGGAAGCCGGATTGGGACCGCTGGGCCTGCACGCTCCCTACGAGGTGAAGTCGGGCAGCGGATCTCTGGCCTCGGGATCCGCTTCCGTCTCAACTTCGGCTGGCGGTGCTCCGGCGGACGACATTGAGCAGTGGACGGAGATCCGGCTATCGCATTCGGATAGCACCAGTTCCAGCTACTCCAATCAGTCGCTGCTCGAGCAGCAGGGCCTGGATTCCACGGGCGGCATGTCCGGCGGCCTGGGCCTCGGCCTGGCCAGGAATCATCTCGATGCGGATGCCCAGTCCCAGCACTCGACCTCGTCGTCCGATGAGCCCAAGCGCAAGGTCACCTGCACGACGATATTCCAGGACGATAGCAGTGCATCCAGCGGCGGTGGCCAGCAGATGAGCCGCAAGCAGAGCCTCAGCCAGTGGCTGTCCCGCTCGAACAGCTTCAAGGGCAGCGGTCGGCGCCAGAGCCTGGATCTGCTAATCGATGCCGGCGACAAGGTGAAGGATGTGTTTAGCTACGGCTTCCAGAAGGTGGGACGCAGCCTGGAGCGCCGCAACAGCGAATCGGAGATGTCCGGCGATTGTGCAGCCGAAGGAGATGCACTGCTCGGCGGCACAACGGACTCACTGGCGCTGAGCGGTGGCGGAGCAACCGGCGGTGGATCCGGTGCAGCAGGTGGAGGTGGATCCGGTTCAGGATCTGGCGGCGGTGCCGGTGATTTTTTCCTCTTCAGCAG ATCTTCAGAGCCAAAAGAGTTACTGTCCGATGAGCAGGTTGAGAATTTACTATTAAATCACTTGGTGGATGAGAACGGTGCCATTATAGTGGAGGAACTCAAATcgccaacaacaaccacaagcATGTACCACACACACCAACAtcaagagcaacaacaacagcagaatcagcagcagaagcaacaacaaaagcaacaccATCAGGCACTAAACGTGGTTGGAGCCTTGCTGTTTTGA
- the LOC117147688 gene encoding SH3 domain-binding protein 5 isoform X2, which yields MSTESNTPVDPRVQVELEKLNSATDNINRYEVELDEAKCEFKRLLAESVVRIKAAAHKLGNSIDAAKPYYESRIYAAQLAKETQLAAASHEKAKSIHAAAKEMVYLAEQGLGEKSTLDTACQEMLSHAASKVNQSQLEVTDTRNALKMCQLKLEVANNRVGKLQGQLKQALRASRPYYETRANYNGLLKAQKTRVNELEAKVSAAKLTYNEALKNLEQISEDIHRQRQQRNNLLNYEAMLRQVDAVDTLTAGLERSSCGTSADRQDLEAKAAAEEQEHVEEEEEEYLRMPERLGHHECPHLLTDFEAVLTFPQKLAGGMHKSASTGAAADGEAGLGPLGLHAPYEVKSGSGSLASGSASVSTSAGGAPADDIEQWTEIRLSHSDSTSSSYSNQSLLEQQGLDSTGGMSGGLGLGLARNHLDADAQSQHSTSSSDEPKRKVTCTTIFQDDSSASSGGGQQMSRKQSLSQWLSRSNSFKGSGRRQSLDLLIDAGDKVKDVFSYGFQKVGRSLERRNSESEMSGDCAAEGDALLGGTTDSLALSGGGATGGGSGAAGGGGSGSGSGGGAGDFFLFSRSSEPKELLSDEQVENLLLNHLVDENGAIIVEELKSPTTTTSMYHTHQHQEQQQQQNQQQKQQQKQHHQALNVVGALLF from the exons ATGTCAACGGAGAGCAACACGCCCGTGGATCCGAGGGTCCAG GTGGAGCTGGAGAAGCTGAACTCCGCCACGGACAACATCAACCGATACGAAGTGGAGCTCGAT gaggCCAAGTGCGAGTTCAAGCGTTTGCTGGCCGAAAGTGTGGTGAGGATCAAGGCGGCCGCCCACAAGCTGGGCAACTCCATTGATGCCGCCAAGCCGTACTACGAATCTCGCATCTACGCCGCCCAGCTGGCCAAGGAAACCCAATTGGCCGCCGCCAGCCACGAGAAGGCCAAGTCCATTCATGCCGCCGCCAAGGAGATGGTCTACCTGGCCGAGCAGGGGCTGGGCGAGAAGTCGACGCTGGACACCGCCTGCCAGGAGATGCTCAGCCACGCCGCCAGCAAGGTCAATCAGTCCCAGCTGGAGGTCACCGACACCCGCAACGCCCTCAAGATGTGCCAGCTGAAGCTCGAGGTGGCCAACAACCGGGTCGGCAAGCTCCAGGGTCAGCTGAAGCAAGCGCTCCGGGCATCCAG GCCGTACTACGAGACCCGGGCGAACTACAATGGACTGCTGAAGGCCCAAAAGACGCGCGTCAACGAGCTGGAGGCGAAGGTCAGTGCGGCGAAGCTCACGTACAACGAGGCGCTGAAGAATCTGGAGCAGATTTCGGAGGACATTCACCGTCAGCGCCAGCAGCGCAATAACCTGCTCAACTACGAGGCCATGCTGCGTCAGGTGGACGCCGTGGACACGTTGACGGCGGGTCTGGAGAGGAGTTCATGCGGAACTTCTGCCGATCGACAGGATCTCGAGGCGAAGGCAGCCgccgaggagcaggagcacgtggaggaggaggaggaggagtaccTGCGCATGCCCGAGCGTCTGGGCCACCACGAGTGCCCCCACCTGCTGACCGATTTCGAGGCGGTGCTCACCTTCCCGCAGAAACTGGCCGGCGGCATGCACAAGTCGGCCAGCACAGGTGCTGCGGCGGATGGGGAAGCCGGATTGGGACCGCTGGGCCTGCACGCTCCCTACGAGGTGAAGTCGGGCAGCGGATCTCTGGCCTCGGGATCCGCTTCCGTCTCAACTTCGGCTGGCGGTGCTCCGGCGGACGACATTGAGCAGTGGACGGAGATCCGGCTATCGCATTCGGATAGCACCAGTTCCAGCTACTCCAATCAGTCGCTGCTCGAGCAGCAGGGCCTGGATTCCACGGGCGGCATGTCCGGCGGCCTGGGCCTCGGCCTGGCCAGGAATCATCTCGATGCGGATGCCCAGTCCCAGCACTCGACCTCGTCGTCCGATGAGCCCAAGCGCAAGGTCACCTGCACGACGATATTCCAGGACGATAGCAGTGCATCCAGCGGCGGTGGCCAGCAGATGAGCCGCAAGCAGAGCCTCAGCCAGTGGCTGTCCCGCTCGAACAGCTTCAAGGGCAGCGGTCGGCGCCAGAGCCTGGATCTGCTAATCGATGCCGGCGACAAGGTGAAGGATGTGTTTAGCTACGGCTTCCAGAAGGTGGGACGCAGCCTGGAGCGCCGCAACAGCGAATCGGAGATGTCCGGCGATTGTGCAGCCGAAGGAGATGCACTGCTCGGCGGCACAACGGACTCACTGGCGCTGAGCGGTGGCGGAGCAACCGGCGGTGGATCCGGTGCAGCAGGTGGAGGTGGATCCGGTTCAGGATCTGGCGGCGGTGCCGGTGATTTTTTCCTCTTCAGCAG ATCTTCAGAGCCAAAAGAGTTACTGTCCGATGAGCAGGTTGAGAATTTACTATTAAATCACTTGGTGGATGAGAACGGTGCCATTATAGTGGAGGAACTCAAATcgccaacaacaaccacaagcATGTACCACACACACCAACAtcaagagcaacaacaacagcagaatcagcagcagaagcaacaacaaaagcaacaccATCAGGCACTAAACGTGGTTGGAGCCTTGCTGTTTTGA
- the LOC117147688 gene encoding keratin, type I cytoskeletal 9 isoform X3 codes for MHALYCTLCSPYYETRANYNGLLKAQKTRVNELEAKVSAAKLTYNEALKNLEQISEDIHRQRQQRNNLLNYEAMLRQVDAVDTLTAGLERSSCGTSADRQDLEAKAAAEEQEHVEEEEEEYLRMPERLGHHECPHLLTDFEAVLTFPQKLAGGMHKSASTGAAADGEAGLGPLGLHAPYEVKSGSGSLASGSASVSTSAGGAPADDIEQWTEIRLSHSDSTSSSYSNQSLLEQQGLDSTGGMSGGLGLGLARNHLDADAQSQHSTSSSDEPKRKVTCTTIFQDDSSASSGGGQQMSRKQSLSQWLSRSNSFKGSGRRQSLDLLIDAGDKVKDVFSYGFQKVGRSLERRNSESEMSGDCAAEGDALLGGTTDSLALSGGGATGGGSGAAGGGGSGSGSGGGAGDFFLFSRSSEPKELLSDEQVENLLLNHLVDENGAIIVEELKSPTTTTSMYHTHQHQEQQQQQNQQQKQQQKQHHQALNVVGALLF; via the exons ATGCACGCTTTGTATTGTACCCTCTGTTC GCCGTACTACGAGACCCGGGCGAACTACAATGGACTGCTGAAGGCCCAAAAGACGCGCGTCAACGAGCTGGAGGCGAAGGTCAGTGCGGCGAAGCTCACGTACAACGAGGCGCTGAAGAATCTGGAGCAGATTTCGGAGGACATTCACCGTCAGCGCCAGCAGCGCAATAACCTGCTCAACTACGAGGCCATGCTGCGTCAGGTGGACGCCGTGGACACGTTGACGGCGGGTCTGGAGAGGAGTTCATGCGGAACTTCTGCCGATCGACAGGATCTCGAGGCGAAGGCAGCCgccgaggagcaggagcacgtggaggaggaggaggaggagtaccTGCGCATGCCCGAGCGTCTGGGCCACCACGAGTGCCCCCACCTGCTGACCGATTTCGAGGCGGTGCTCACCTTCCCGCAGAAACTGGCCGGCGGCATGCACAAGTCGGCCAGCACAGGTGCTGCGGCGGATGGGGAAGCCGGATTGGGACCGCTGGGCCTGCACGCTCCCTACGAGGTGAAGTCGGGCAGCGGATCTCTGGCCTCGGGATCCGCTTCCGTCTCAACTTCGGCTGGCGGTGCTCCGGCGGACGACATTGAGCAGTGGACGGAGATCCGGCTATCGCATTCGGATAGCACCAGTTCCAGCTACTCCAATCAGTCGCTGCTCGAGCAGCAGGGCCTGGATTCCACGGGCGGCATGTCCGGCGGCCTGGGCCTCGGCCTGGCCAGGAATCATCTCGATGCGGATGCCCAGTCCCAGCACTCGACCTCGTCGTCCGATGAGCCCAAGCGCAAGGTCACCTGCACGACGATATTCCAGGACGATAGCAGTGCATCCAGCGGCGGTGGCCAGCAGATGAGCCGCAAGCAGAGCCTCAGCCAGTGGCTGTCCCGCTCGAACAGCTTCAAGGGCAGCGGTCGGCGCCAGAGCCTGGATCTGCTAATCGATGCCGGCGACAAGGTGAAGGATGTGTTTAGCTACGGCTTCCAGAAGGTGGGACGCAGCCTGGAGCGCCGCAACAGCGAATCGGAGATGTCCGGCGATTGTGCAGCCGAAGGAGATGCACTGCTCGGCGGCACAACGGACTCACTGGCGCTGAGCGGTGGCGGAGCAACCGGCGGTGGATCCGGTGCAGCAGGTGGAGGTGGATCCGGTTCAGGATCTGGCGGCGGTGCCGGTGATTTTTTCCTCTTCAGCAG ATCTTCAGAGCCAAAAGAGTTACTGTCCGATGAGCAGGTTGAGAATTTACTATTAAATCACTTGGTGGATGAGAACGGTGCCATTATAGTGGAGGAACTCAAATcgccaacaacaaccacaagcATGTACCACACACACCAACAtcaagagcaacaacaacagcagaatcagcagcagaagcaacaacaaaagcaacaccATCAGGCACTAAACGTGGTTGGAGCCTTGCTGTTTTGA